The Phoenix dactylifera cultivar Barhee BC4 unplaced genomic scaffold, palm_55x_up_171113_PBpolish2nd_filt_p 000352F, whole genome shotgun sequence genome contains the following window.
ATCCCGCAAAAATCTCATTTTTAGAAGCTCCGTCAATTACTTTCTCGTAAAAACGCAGTCTTTGGCGACGGGGAGCGCCACTAGGTCCTCCGGCAGCTGTGGCGGCGACGGCGTAACGGTGCTGGAGCTCACCGGGGCGGATCGGCCGGGACTCCTCTCGGAGGTCTTCGCGGTGCTCGCCGACCTCCAGTGCGGGGTGGTGGAGGCGAAGGTTTGGACCCACAACGGCCGGATCGCGTGCCTCCTCGTCGTCCGGGACGAGGGCTGCGGCGAGCCCATCGAGAACTCCCTCCGGATCCACCGCGTCGAGTCCCGCCTCCGTCACGTCCTCAAGAGCGACCACGGCGTCCGCGGCGCCAAGACCGCCGTCTCCTCCGTTGCCATCGCCCACACCGACCGCCGCCTCCACCAGATGATGTTTGCCGACCGCGACTACGAGCACCCTTCCCCGTCTCCGACGGCGCAGCCGCCCTCCGTCTCCGTCCAGAACTGGATCGAGAGAGGCTACTCCATCGTCACCGTCCAGTGCCGGGACCGCCCCAAGCTAGTGTTCGACATTGTTTGCACGCTTACAGACATGGAGTACGTGGTGTTCCATGGAACCATTGACACTGATGGCGATCGAGCTCTCCAGGTTTGATCTTTCTCACTTGGATTAAGAACTtgcgttaaaaaaaaaaaaaaaaaaaaactggttcCTTAGAGTAAATTACTTTGCTGGATTTGTTCAGGAGTTCTATATAAGGCACAAAGATGGGAGCCCAATCAGTTCAGAAGCAGAGAGGCAGCGAGTGATCCAATGCTTGCAAGCCGCCATTGAAAGGAGAGCATCAGAGGTATCAAAGCTACCACCTTTGTTACTAAATTATGCACGATTCCTCTGAAAGAAACAGGGACAGAAGTATTTGATTGTTTCCTCCAATGTCATTTTGTGTTGATGTAATTAACTTCATATCTGCATGGTGGCAGGGTTTGAGAGTGGAGCTGTGCACCGTGGATCGGCCGGGGCTGCTCGCCGACATCACTCGGACATTCCGGGAGAATGGGCTGTTCGTCACAAGAGCGGAAGTGTCGACGAAGGGCGACATGGCCTCGAATTTTTTCTATGTGATTGATGCCGCCGGGAAGGCAGCAGATCATGATGCAATTGAGGCTGTCCGGCAGAGGATCGGGACCGGCACAGGTTGCCTTAAAGTGGAGGAGGAGCGGTGGCTGCAGGTCTACTGGAAGGCGGCGAGGGCCCGGGAGGAGGCTCAGCCTCAGACTGGTGGTGGCTTAGGGCTGTTCTATCTGGGGAATCTAGTGATGAGGAATCTGTACAACTTGGGGTTGATTAGGTCTTGCTCTTAGATTCTATGTTCCATTGGTTGTGTCTTTGTATCATACGATACCTTGCTTCCAATTGGATTTGTACATAACACAAGGCGGGGAAGAAGGAGGTGGGTGATATGAAGCAAAGACAGAGAGTATCTGATGGTTGTTAAATTGTCAAACAATTCGGGTCCTAGGGATATTTGGTTCTGAATGGGGATGAGGGGCCACTGAAGTAGTGTTTTGGACAagagaaaaagaacaaaagagaaggaaagaaatggATTGGTTGGGGATGGGGTCTTTGTTGCTGCTTTGGGGTTTGAAGTTTGAACGTTGCTGGTTGGGGGCAATTTGGTGGGAGTTGGTTGGTTGTGGTCGATTGGTGGAGTGCCAACTTTGAAAGATTGGTGTggtttgttccttttttttctggttGTTTCTCTTCTTTTGGGTGACACACCTTGTACATAGACCATTGATGTTTAGTACTAATGTTTGACTccatcatttgatttcatcttGCTCTCTTCGAGGGAACTTTATTTTGTAATTCTCTTCAAGTCTGGTGGGTTTGTAGTTGGCTTATCTGGCATGAGATGAGTGTAGAATAACAAATTATCCATCCGAAGTAGATCGATCCAACCTAAGATCTAGAACAAATACTAAACACACTGAGAATtacggaaaaaaaaataatagtggaagaaaaaatttagaaaatttttttttattaaaaacaaGAAAAGCCGAAATAAAGAGTTTAGCTTTCTCTCACAAACAAGTCTCATCTGGTCAAAAATAATGCTTTGGATCTATCTTCTATTTCGAGATATCTTGGCGAGAGGATGGATCTCTTTTAGGGGTAGGCACGTCTAAAGGAAGACGAATGGTGCTGCTGACTGGATGGTTTTATTTGTGGTGATCACTCTGGTGGGGTGCTTCGGATAGGTGAGTCTCAGCTGCCGAGGATCTTGCTTGATATTCTTTCGATTTATATGGATGTATTCATATTAGAGTGGTGTGAGTCATCCATTGtagcaaaataataataataataattctttCAAATTCTTGATATAACTTTTTTCCTCCTATttataaaaccaaaaaaaaatttctactaTAAGATAGAAGCATCAACATCTTCTACTAAAAGGTAAAAATACCGATATCGCATTCTAGTTGTAAAACAATTTCAAATTTATTAAGCTTAAGGTTCAATCTAACTTAACATGAACCCAAATTCTAAAGTTATTATAACTAATGACTAACAAAATTCGTAATAAAATTAGGACTTGGCAACGATTCTCAACGGTTAAGCTActaatatctactccccctgaTCATTTTACTCGGTTTAGTGGACACTATTCCTCCAGCTTTGCATAATTTAAGGAGACAGCAAGATGTAACTTTGATGATTTAGGACCTGAAAATGTTCATCATACTTTCCATTGGAACAATATGCAAGTATGCTGCAATCTAATTTGTAGGTTGTTAATTTGAAAGAAGGCATAAAAAAATGCTTAATATCATCCTCCAAAGCATTCCTTCCTTTCCAAATATAATGTTAGAAGTCAGACCTATCTCTGGCTTTATCTTTTAATCCAGGAAGTAGTTGAATTGAATAGAAATTGACGCAAGTAATCTGCTATGTGACATTAGGAGATAGCTCCTCAAATATGAGCAAGGGAAGAAAGTCCAAGGGAGTTGGTGTACAACTAGAAGACAGACAAGACACCTTGGTGAGTCCGGCAATCAACTGGGACAAAAAAGGTGGCAAGGGCAAGCAACTTCCAAGGAAACAGCACCTTGAGAGTACCACATCCAAAATGGTGTTCCTTGGCTTAAAGAAATGATGCATCCAAAGCATGCCATCCTCCAATTTTTATCTACAAGACATGGAAGGAAATTGTGCTCAGGTTCATATTTGTGTCCTGGGAAACAGGGGCTGCACTAGAAGCTTATAATTAATTGGTCCTTATAGTAGTGTTTAATCGACCAAACAAATGTTGGAAGTAGAACATATGTTGGTGAACATTGGCAACAATTTAGGTCTAGAAAGTGACATGATTTGACTTCAAGGATAACTTCAATGCAAGAGTATACCACCACCTAATTTCTGGTCCTAAGTTTGGAAGATCGATGCATCCAAAGTGCatctattcttcaatcccttcttattttctttatggCATGAGAGTAACTGACTTCATATTAGTTTCATCTTTGAAATAATGAAGCATTGGTTGAACCGGATAAAATTGCTTCTACAAATATGCTGTGTGGCATTGGAAGCTAATGCATCAAAATGCTGGATATAAGCATGTTAGTCCATAAGAGTGCAAGAGATCCACAAACATGATACAAAACACTGTTTGGGGAGTTGGTCTAACCTGCTCATCAAGGCCCCTCCCTAAGCTAGCCTTCTAACAGTAAGTACCTGGAAAAAAACAGAACTGTTTAAATAATGCTTAATATTTATAACTTCCTTTGATCA
Protein-coding sequences here:
- the LOC103717407 gene encoding ACT domain-containing protein ACR8-like → MAFEVLKGEEREWPAYLDEYEKLVIRMNTPRVVIDNAVCPTATLVQVDSARKHGILLEAVQVLTDLELSIKKAYVSFDGRWFMDVFHVTDKFGCKLTDDSVLSYIEQSLATGSATRSSGSCGGDGVTVLELTGADRPGLLSEVFAVLADLQCGVVEAKVWTHNGRIACLLVVRDEGCGEPIENSLRIHRVESRLRHVLKSDHGVRGAKTAVSSVAIAHTDRRLHQMMFADRDYEHPSPSPTAQPPSVSVQNWIERGYSIVTVQCRDRPKLVFDIVCTLTDMEYVVFHGTIDTDGDRALQEFYIRHKDGSPISSEAERQRVIQCLQAAIERRASEGLRVELCTVDRPGLLADITRTFRENGLFVTRAEVSTKGDMASNFFYVIDAAGKAADHDAIEAVRQRIGTGTGCLKVEEERWLQVYWKAARAREEAQPQTGGGLGLFYLGNLVMRNLYNLGLIRSCS